Below is a genomic region from Chloroflexota bacterium.
GCACATGGGCTGCTTCCCAGTCCACATCGGGACTAAGGTGACCTGCTTTGACTGCCTCGTCCGCCCAGGTCAACGCGGCAATAGCGCCCTCGCTGTCCAGTCCCACATCGGAAGGATCGTAGCTGCCCTGGTCATCGGTGCCGAAAATATAGCCGCCGTAGGAGGTCAGGTTGGGCTGGAAATGGTAGGCATCGTTGGGGAAGAGCACGTAACCCTGCTTGACCGTGCCGGCTTCCTCAAGTGCCGCGGCCATCTCGATCACCTCGTCCCAGGTCTCCGGTGCCTTCTCGACCAATTCGGGGTTGTAGACAAAGGCCGGGTTTTCGGTGGCGTATGGCATACCCACCAGTTCACCGTTATAGGTGAAACCATCGATGGCAGGCCCGAAGAACTGATCTGCCTTGGCGCCCAGGTTAATGGGGGCCACCAGATCGTTCAGATAGAGCTCGCCAAGCCAGTCGTGGGCACCGATGAAAATATCGGGACCCTCGCCAGCCGGTCCGGCCAGCTTAACCTTGTCCCTGATGTCACCGAAGCCGACCTCGGAGAGGACCAGCTCGACGCCCAGGTCGTTGAGGGCCTTTTCCTTGAGGGGTTCGAGAGCAGCCATGCGCTCCTTGTCGGCCCAGATGGAGAGTTGGGCAGAGGCCGCGGCCGGTTCCTCGACAGGCGCCTCGGTCGGTTCGGCTTTTTCTGGTTCTGGTTCGGGTTCAGGTTCAGGTACGGGGGTATTAGTAGGCTCCTCAACAACAGGAGCGGCGGGTTGTTCAACCTCGGGAGCTGTGGTGGGCTCTGCCGCAGGGCAGGCAGCCAGAAGCATGGTGGCGACCAACAGGACCATCAGTCCAATCAGCCTGGTTCGACGTGACATTGAATGTTCTCCTTTTTCGATTGTAGAAATGTTCCAAAATAAAAGGCAACCCGATTTCCGTCGGTATACCTACTGAGAAGGCCTCAGGCGCGTACCGATTGAAGAGCGGGTCTCCCAACCAATGGAGCACTGTTCCCTTGAACAGCGATCTTTGCTGTGGATATCCAGATGAGATACCCCTGGACAATTAAATGGCCGTCAGAGGATGCCTGGGCAAGCCAGCTGACGGAACGTTGGATGAAGGCCCAGCGCTGCAATAGCGGCAGGCACTCGTTGAAGATTACCGGCATTATATGGTTCGCAAAGTTAATTGTCAAACTTGTCCCCCGGTCGGATGGCGAAACAGGTCGCGCGCCTGTTGCCCGCAGATGAACGAGCAGTTGCGGTACATTCTCCGGTGTCACTGCATTGAGATTGCGAAGCACGCCTGTCGGCGGGAGACTTCTGTCAAACCAGCCCGCGACAAGGGTTCTGCCAGGCTCCACTCCCCTGTGGTATAATCGCGGCATGAAACTACAGGATGGTGCCCGGCACCTGGGAATCGATCTTTCGTC
It encodes:
- a CDS encoding maltose ABC transporter substrate-binding protein, with protein sequence MSRRTRLIGLMVLLVATMLLAACPAAEPTTAPEVEQPAAPVVEEPTNTPVPEPEPEPEPEKAEPTEAPVEEPAAASAQLSIWADKERMAALEPLKEKALNDLGVELVLSEVGFGDIRDKVKLAGPAGEGPDIFIGAHDWLGELYLNDLVAPINLGAKADQFFGPAIDGFTYNGELVGMPYATENPAFVYNPELVEKAPETWDEVIEMAAALEEAGTVKQGYVLFPNDAYHFQPNLTSYGGYIFGTDDQGSYDPSDVGLDSEGAIAALTWADEAVKAGHLSPDVDWEAAHVLFETGDAAMITTGPWALPRFREAGIPYAIVPLPGAAENASPFLGTQGFMVNNFSDNKLIAEAFLTEFIATPEVMQQIFDEDPRPPAFLPVRDVVEDADIAAFAAAGEHAQPMPAIPEMGSVWGAWGDAITLVFQGAATPEEAAATAAQQVRDAIAGN